In Bacteroidales bacterium, the following are encoded in one genomic region:
- a CDS encoding RiPP maturation radical SAM C-methyltransferase — MESSMKSPIPQFNTRDWIRKHYTHSDVCFVLMPLVSLERPSIGLGLLNATVKSAGISSRVIYGNLLFGELTGNSEYAFADYYPAQYMLGEWLFSQSLFPDFEGNSIENYYKLNFREIENPNQAFREKRKNLLAELRNKANLFIEEMAQAIIELNPRIVGCSTVFQQTNASLALLRRIKQLNPDMVTLIGGSNCEGIFGKTIMQNFDFVDYAVSGEADDLIVDLVKIITEKGPGIKQSELPYGTLGSEFRDKSSRYFTLPENEIPRATVLDLNHLPVPDYSDFNLTVGNISIGKELITGYLAETARGCWWGNHHQCTFCGLNGFGLKFRSKSPQNALLHFASIASENQTTRIEVVDNIIDMSYFKNLMPQLAALGKPYSLFYETKANLKPSHFKQMNDAGISWTQPGLESLSNPVLNLMNKGTDAITNITHLKFARKNGIRVSWNFLFGFPGEKPEWYEEIEPLIPLLSHLQPPNKFNPIRFNRYSYYFDNQHVSDLKLRPFTATRYIYPFPDETIANLSVFFVDPDFHKTIQHDVYTRVHNAIELWIRQSGSVFKPMLSYNRVDAETIEVLDLRPAAEKNIIILTGAEAEVFVIQDTGIDRNGIIQQFKNLTGTDISGETLEKILNRLKKLKLIIEIDQKLLNLAIEGSCEVQQDLENFPGGKNISSAETVRQFWDSGITSKS, encoded by the coding sequence ATGGAATCCTCGATGAAGAGCCCGATACCTCAATTCAACACAAGAGACTGGATTAGAAAGCATTACACACATTCGGATGTTTGCTTCGTATTAATGCCACTTGTTTCTCTCGAGCGGCCTTCCATAGGCCTCGGATTACTGAATGCCACAGTGAAGTCAGCAGGTATTTCAAGCAGGGTGATCTATGGTAACCTATTATTCGGAGAACTAACCGGAAACAGTGAATATGCATTTGCTGACTACTATCCTGCACAGTACATGCTTGGTGAATGGTTGTTTTCTCAGTCACTTTTTCCTGATTTTGAGGGAAATTCCATTGAAAACTACTATAAACTAAATTTCAGGGAAATAGAAAATCCCAACCAGGCATTCAGGGAAAAGCGTAAAAACCTTCTGGCTGAACTAAGGAATAAAGCCAACCTGTTTATTGAAGAGATGGCACAAGCCATTATTGAATTAAACCCCAGGATTGTTGGTTGCAGTACTGTATTTCAGCAAACGAATGCCTCTCTTGCTTTACTCAGGCGCATTAAACAGCTAAATCCTGATATGGTTACCCTTATTGGTGGATCAAATTGCGAAGGGATCTTCGGAAAGACCATTATGCAGAATTTTGATTTTGTTGATTATGCTGTTTCCGGTGAAGCTGATGACCTGATTGTTGACCTGGTGAAAATTATCACTGAAAAAGGACCCGGGATTAAACAATCAGAACTTCCGTATGGAACATTGGGTAGTGAATTCAGGGATAAAAGTTCACGATATTTTACCCTGCCCGAAAATGAAATTCCACGTGCCACTGTTTTAGACTTGAATCACCTGCCTGTTCCTGATTATAGCGACTTTAACCTTACTGTCGGGAATATTAGTATCGGGAAAGAACTTATTACCGGTTACCTGGCAGAAACCGCAAGGGGCTGTTGGTGGGGAAATCATCACCAGTGTACCTTTTGTGGATTAAATGGCTTTGGATTAAAGTTCCGGTCAAAAAGCCCGCAGAATGCCCTGTTGCATTTTGCAAGTATTGCCAGTGAAAATCAAACCACCAGGATTGAAGTAGTTGACAACATCATCGACATGAGCTATTTCAAGAACCTGATGCCACAACTGGCAGCACTTGGAAAGCCTTACTCCCTGTTTTATGAAACCAAGGCCAACCTAAAGCCCTCTCATTTCAAACAAATGAATGATGCGGGTATCAGTTGGACACAACCTGGTCTCGAATCACTCAGCAATCCCGTACTGAATCTGATGAACAAAGGCACTGATGCCATTACCAACATCACCCACCTGAAGTTTGCCAGGAAAAATGGAATTCGGGTTAGCTGGAATTTTTTATTTGGATTCCCGGGTGAAAAACCTGAATGGTATGAAGAAATAGAACCCTTGATACCCCTTTTGTCGCATCTTCAACCTCCCAATAAATTCAACCCTATCAGGTTTAACCGCTATTCCTACTATTTCGACAACCAACATGTTTCTGACCTAAAACTCAGGCCATTTACGGCTACACGCTACATTTACCCATTCCCGGATGAAACCATAGCCAATTTATCAGTATTCTTTGTGGATCCGGATTTCCATAAAACGATTCAGCATGATGTTTATACCAGAGTTCATAATGCTATTGAACTATGGATCAGGCAGTCGGGGTCAGTTTTTAAACCAATGTTGAGTTATAACCGTGTGGATGCAGAAACTATTGAAGTTCTTGATCTCAGGCCGGCCGCTGAAAAGAATATCATCATTCTTACCGGGGCAGAAGCTGAAGTTTTTGTGATACAGGATACGGGAATTGACAGGAATGGTATCATTCAGCAGTTTAAGAACCTTACAGGTACTGATATCTCTGGAGAAACTCTTGAAAAAATCCTGAACCGGCTGAAAAAACTGAAACTGATTATAGAAATTGATCAGAAACTTTTAAACCTGGCCATTGAAGGCAGTTGTGAGGTCCAGCAAGACCTGGAGAATTTCCCCGGAGGAAAGAATATTTCTTCAGCCGAAACAGTCCGCCAATTCTGGGATAGTGGAATTACAAGCAAAAGTTGA
- a CDS encoding radical SAM family RiPP maturation amino acid epimerase: MIETNELTEILPIFSGKGSLEYNRRIGETKRVLERWTCDNDFREKTAADFSYPSAYFNFDLDPDEVGILTDPEYAKAFRQSGSEIPSIVKQYRSFVNEKISHRDRLQTIGCAPENERLRKWRQRQINRCYIELGKAKSAAIIHSPINFELTKGCSVGCWFCAVASEKLSKVFRYTDDNAKLWNETLQSVKNVLGNSGSFGTCYYATEPLDNPDYEKFITDFGRILGHFPQTTTALAYKYPDRIRTILKLSEENNGFVERFSVLSLPILEKIHNEFSPEELIRVEMLPQTNESNSVFAKAGRAAQHMDSSKVSEEGSTIACITGFLINMAEKSIRMVTPCNSSKRWPLGYWTLANEPFTDAQDLEETMNRLIEKFAKPFPEADDLMRFHQDFTYAPATNAIEVSSVYMRIRIKDLPLISEVGELISQGKFTAGEIAAKLSSSTGEPQENIFYTINRMFDYGILDEEPDTSIQHKRLD, translated from the coding sequence ATGATAGAAACCAATGAGTTGACTGAGATTCTCCCCATTTTTTCGGGGAAAGGATCCCTTGAATATAACCGACGGATAGGTGAAACAAAACGGGTACTGGAACGGTGGACCTGCGACAATGATTTCAGGGAAAAAACTGCAGCAGACTTTTCATACCCTTCAGCTTATTTCAACTTCGATCTGGACCCTGATGAAGTAGGGATACTCACGGATCCTGAATACGCAAAAGCGTTTCGTCAATCAGGCAGCGAAATTCCATCGATTGTGAAACAATACAGGTCGTTTGTAAATGAAAAGATAAGTCATCGTGATCGTTTACAAACTATTGGATGTGCCCCGGAAAATGAACGATTGCGCAAATGGCGTCAGCGCCAGATCAATAGATGTTATATTGAACTGGGTAAAGCTAAAAGCGCTGCCATCATTCATTCTCCCATCAACTTTGAACTGACTAAAGGATGTTCGGTAGGATGCTGGTTTTGTGCCGTTGCATCCGAGAAGTTGAGTAAAGTTTTCAGGTATACCGATGACAATGCAAAATTGTGGAATGAAACACTGCAATCTGTAAAAAATGTTCTTGGAAATTCAGGCAGTTTTGGCACCTGTTATTATGCCACCGAACCCCTTGACAATCCTGACTACGAAAAATTCATAACCGACTTTGGCAGGATTTTAGGGCATTTCCCGCAAACTACTACAGCGCTGGCTTATAAATATCCCGACAGGATACGGACCATTCTGAAGCTATCGGAAGAAAACAACGGATTTGTTGAACGATTTTCAGTGCTGAGCTTACCCATTCTCGAAAAAATCCACAATGAATTTTCACCGGAAGAATTGATCAGGGTGGAGATGTTGCCTCAAACCAACGAGTCAAACAGCGTATTTGCCAAGGCCGGGCGAGCTGCCCAACATATGGATTCATCAAAAGTTTCTGAAGAAGGCAGCACCATTGCCTGCATCACCGGCTTTCTGATCAATATGGCTGAAAAATCAATTCGCATGGTAACACCCTGTAATTCAAGTAAAAGATGGCCTTTAGGATACTGGACACTTGCCAATGAACCATTTACTGATGCACAGGATCTTGAAGAAACCATGAACAGGTTGATTGAAAAGTTTGCCAAACCATTTCCGGAGGCAGATGATCTGATGCGGTTCCACCAGGATTTCACCTATGCCCCGGCTACAAATGCCATTGAAGTCAGTTCGGTGTACATGCGCATCCGAATCAAAGATTTGCCCCTTATCTCAGAAGTTGGGGAATTGATAAGCCAGGGAAAATTTACAGCCGGTGAAATAGCAGCAAAACTGTCATCTTCAACCGGGGAACCCCAGGAGAATATTTTTTATACCATTAACCGGATGTTTGATTATGGAATCCTCGATGAAGAGCCCGATACCTCAATTCAACACAAGAGACTGGATTAG
- a CDS encoding PhzF family phenazine biosynthesis protein, whose protein sequence is MTNKLYQIDAFADKVFSGNPAAVCPLDAWLPDELMQKIAMENNLAETVFYVKTDNQYEIRWFTPMVEVDLCGHATLAAAFVLFNYENHTENIIHFYSPRSGELTVTKNGEFLSLNFPTDSLNPVTLSTELLNCFEPKPHSAFKGKTDYLLVFDKEDDIINVTPAFDDIAKLDSRGVIITAKGNQVDFVSRFFAPQIGIKEDPVTGSAHTTLAPYWAKQLNKTEFSAIQLSERRGYLQCRYLNERTEISGKGKLYLIGEIYF, encoded by the coding sequence ATGACCAACAAACTTTATCAAATCGATGCCTTTGCCGATAAGGTTTTCTCAGGAAACCCTGCAGCTGTCTGTCCGTTGGATGCATGGCTGCCTGATGAACTGATGCAGAAAATTGCCATGGAAAACAACCTGGCAGAGACCGTATTTTATGTGAAAACCGATAACCAATACGAGATCCGTTGGTTTACGCCCATGGTGGAAGTGGATTTATGCGGGCATGCTACGCTGGCTGCGGCTTTTGTACTATTTAATTATGAAAACCATACAGAAAATATCATTCATTTTTATTCTCCGAGAAGTGGAGAATTGACCGTGACGAAAAACGGTGAATTCCTAAGTCTTAATTTCCCCACCGATAGCCTTAATCCGGTAACTCTAAGCACGGAATTATTAAACTGTTTTGAACCGAAGCCCCATTCAGCCTTTAAAGGGAAAACGGATTACCTGTTGGTTTTTGATAAGGAAGATGACATTATTAATGTAACTCCTGCATTTGACGACATTGCAAAACTCGACAGTCGTGGTGTTATCATTACAGCCAAAGGAAATCAGGTAGATTTTGTATCAAGGTTTTTCGCCCCACAGATCGGCATTAAAGAAGACCCGGTAACAGGTTCGGCACATACGACCCTGGCACCTTATTGGGCAAAGCAACTGAATAAAACAGAATTTTCAGCTATTCAACTCTCGGAACGCAGAGGGTATTTACAGTGCAGATACCTCAATGAGCGAACAGAAATCAGCGGGAAGGGGAAATTGTATTTAATTGGGGAAATATATTTTTAA
- a CDS encoding GyrI-like domain-containing protein has protein sequence MEVRIENLEAKQLVGMRMRMSFAQNRTAELWRSFMPRRKEISLQVEPVLYSLQNYPEGFFESFNPLTEFEKWAALEVSEVVTIPEGMETFLLPAGMYAVFLYKGLPSEGAKAFQYIMGTWLPASGYKLDNRPHFEKLGEKYRNDSADSEEEIWIPVREIRE, from the coding sequence ATGGAAGTACGAATCGAAAACCTGGAAGCAAAGCAGCTTGTGGGAATGCGGATGAGGATGTCGTTTGCGCAGAACCGGACTGCTGAATTATGGAGAAGTTTTATGCCCCGGAGGAAAGAGATTTCCCTGCAGGTGGAGCCGGTTTTATATTCATTACAGAACTATCCGGAAGGATTTTTTGAATCGTTTAACCCGCTTACTGAATTTGAAAAATGGGCCGCCCTGGAAGTAAGTGAGGTGGTCACCATTCCGGAAGGAATGGAAACCTTTCTGTTGCCTGCCGGGATGTATGCAGTGTTTTTATACAAAGGCCTTCCAAGCGAGGGTGCAAAGGCTTTTCAGTATATTATGGGAACCTGGTTACCTGCTTCGGGATATAAGCTTGATAACAGGCCTCATTTCGAGAAACTGGGTGAGAAATACAGGAATGACAGTGCTGATTCGGAGGAGGAGATCTGGATCCCGGTGAGGGAGATCAGGGAATGA
- a CDS encoding TolC family protein, which yields MKRIYIGLLLILPIVLQAQQLLSLKAAIDTTLENSFGIRIAENNVAISKVNNHPGVAGALPTVNASITDNQSLTNVNQELNNGTEITKSNASGNALNSSLTAGMLLFNGFKVVATKEKLEQLQKQSELLLNLEIQNTIALVMTAYYDVVRQQEYLKIIRANLEVSETKLEWVKQKQAAGLANDADLLQAQLDLSSVEQAERYQLLVVEQSKTSLQEIMSMKSFVPVEVQDTILVDQALQLERVLEGLKQNPQYLSSGQQIRINEMVVKEVSAQRYPSLRLNTGVNFNRSQSAAGFTLLNQNYGPYAGLSLQVPIYNGNAYKAQKEVATFNVMNARLQQENLLHSLKADAIRTFQSYTTNLQQLELQQGTVELSAKLIAIVMERFRLNQATLLDIKAAQASFENSGYQLVNLSFAAKVAEVELKRLSFQLGN from the coding sequence ATGAAACGAATATATATCGGTTTATTGCTGATACTTCCCATAGTATTGCAGGCCCAGCAACTTCTAAGCCTGAAAGCCGCTATTGATACCACCTTAGAGAACTCTTTCGGCATCAGGATTGCAGAAAACAATGTGGCTATCAGCAAAGTCAATAACCACCCGGGAGTTGCAGGGGCGCTGCCCACGGTAAATGCCAGCATCACCGATAACCAGTCGCTCACCAATGTAAACCAGGAGTTGAATAATGGCACTGAGATTACCAAGAGCAATGCCAGCGGGAATGCCCTGAATTCGAGCCTGACAGCAGGAATGTTGCTGTTCAACGGATTTAAAGTAGTGGCCACCAAGGAGAAGCTGGAACAACTGCAAAAGCAGAGCGAACTGCTCCTGAACCTGGAGATCCAGAATACCATTGCCCTGGTGATGACGGCCTATTATGATGTGGTAAGGCAGCAGGAATACCTGAAGATTATCAGGGCCAACCTGGAAGTGTCGGAGACCAAGCTGGAATGGGTGAAGCAGAAACAAGCCGCCGGACTGGCCAATGATGCCGACCTGTTGCAGGCACAGCTTGATTTAAGTTCGGTAGAACAAGCAGAACGATACCAGCTGCTGGTGGTGGAGCAGTCGAAGACCAGTCTGCAGGAAATCATGAGTATGAAAAGCTTTGTCCCTGTAGAAGTACAGGATACCATACTGGTGGACCAGGCCCTGCAACTTGAAAGGGTATTGGAAGGATTGAAGCAAAACCCGCAATATCTTTCATCGGGGCAGCAGATCCGCATCAATGAAATGGTGGTGAAGGAGGTGTCAGCACAGCGATATCCTTCCCTGCGGCTGAATACAGGGGTGAATTTTAATCGTTCACAGAGTGCTGCCGGTTTTACCCTTTTGAACCAAAATTATGGCCCCTATGCCGGGCTCAGCCTGCAGGTACCGATATATAACGGGAATGCCTATAAAGCCCAGAAAGAAGTAGCTACCTTCAATGTAATGAATGCAAGGCTGCAGCAGGAAAACCTCCTCCATTCGCTGAAAGCTGATGCTATCAGGACGTTTCAGTCGTATACCACCAACCTGCAGCAGCTTGAATTGCAGCAGGGCACGGTGGAGTTATCGGCAAAGCTTATTGCTATTGTGATGGAACGATTCCGTCTGAACCAGGCCACCCTGCTGGATATAAAAGCAGCACAGGCCAGCTTTGAGAATTCAGGGTACCAGCTGGTGAACCTCAGTTTTGCCGCCAAGGTAGCTGAGGTGGAATTGAAGAGGTTGAGTTTTCAGTTGGGAAATTGA
- a CDS encoding efflux RND transporter permease subunit: MNISELSLRRPVLAIVMSLFLVLFGVIGFNLLGVREYPAIDPPVVSVSTSYAGANADIIESQITEPLEKSINGIPGIRTITSSSTVGNSNISVEFNVGEDLEAAANDVRDKVSQASRNLPQDIDAPPVVTKADANSDFIILMAIQSETKGLMELSDYAENVLQNKFQTIPEVSAVNIFGNKRPSMRIWVDPDKLNAYHLAFNDISNVLNKENVEIPSGKISGVKTELTIRALGRLTTEEEFRNLILREDKQGIVRLGDVAKVELGPEQMEQSWKLNGVGGVGLAVIPQPGANYVNISDEFNKRLEEIRKSQKNDIQFTTLIDNTKNVRRSLKEVKETLLISFLLVIAVIFLFFRNWLIAIRPLIDIPISLIATFFVMYLAGFSINILTLLGIILATGLVVDDGIVVTENIFRKFEGGMPIRRAALEGSKEIFFAVISTSVTLAIVFLPVLFLKGFVGSLFREFAVVVAVAVLISAFVSLTITPVLNVFLNNPRAHERKFYKATEPFFKGMESGYKYNLDKFLQKRWLSWLIIIGCLLIIFILGRNLQSEIAPMEDKGSIRFQASGPEGSSYEFMSHAGAEFANYMIDSVPEGKFFFMSLPGFGGQGMNGFFGRLGLVPANERERSQSEIARDLSKKTARFNNLRVFPVEEQTIAVGLGSRGSLPVQFVIQNLDFNKLKEVIPKFLDAARNDKTFQNVDVNLKFNKPEVDILIDRIKARELGLTVSDIASVVQSAFSGRRLAYFIMNGRQYQVISQVGLPDRQEPADISKLYVRNNLGNNIALSEVVELSTNANPPSLYHYNRYKSATISASLAEGKTVGDGVEVMQELAKKMLDDSFQTSLSGPSRDYAESSSNTSFAFALALLLIFLILAAQFESFRDPLIIMITVPLAIAGAVLSLSIFGQTLNIFSQIGMITLIGLVTKNGILIVEFANQKRAKGMSKYEAVLEAASHRLRPILMTSLATSLGALPIALSLGGAATSRIPLGIVIVGGILFSLILTLFVIPAMYTYISGRHKTQEEIDNQFN; the protein is encoded by the coding sequence GTGAATATATCTGAATTATCGCTCCGAAGGCCAGTTTTGGCGATTGTGATGAGCCTCTTCCTCGTCCTGTTCGGCGTTATTGGCTTTAACCTGCTCGGGGTGCGGGAATATCCTGCCATCGACCCACCCGTGGTTTCGGTGAGCACTTCTTATGCCGGTGCCAATGCCGACATTATCGAAAGCCAGATCACCGAGCCCCTGGAGAAATCCATTAACGGGATTCCCGGTATCCGCACCATCACCTCATCGAGTACTGTTGGAAACAGTAATATTTCCGTGGAATTCAATGTGGGGGAAGACCTGGAAGCCGCTGCCAATGATGTGCGCGACAAAGTGAGCCAGGCCTCAAGGAACCTGCCCCAGGATATTGATGCCCCACCAGTAGTTACCAAAGCAGATGCCAATAGCGATTTCATCATCCTGATGGCCATACAGAGTGAAACCAAGGGCTTGATGGAACTGAGTGATTATGCAGAGAATGTGCTTCAGAATAAATTCCAGACCATCCCGGAGGTGAGTGCTGTGAACATTTTCGGGAATAAAAGGCCCTCGATGCGTATCTGGGTGGACCCTGACAAACTCAATGCCTATCACCTGGCATTCAACGATATCAGCAATGTGCTGAATAAGGAAAATGTTGAAATTCCATCAGGTAAGATCAGTGGGGTAAAGACAGAACTCACCATCAGGGCACTGGGCAGACTGACCACTGAAGAAGAATTCCGTAACCTGATCCTGCGTGAGGATAAGCAAGGTATTGTGAGGCTGGGCGATGTTGCAAAAGTAGAGCTGGGTCCTGAACAGATGGAACAAAGCTGGAAGCTGAATGGTGTGGGAGGCGTCGGATTGGCCGTTATCCCTCAGCCCGGGGCCAATTATGTGAATATCTCCGATGAATTCAACAAACGGCTTGAAGAGATCCGGAAATCGCAGAAGAACGACATACAATTCACTACACTGATCGACAACACTAAAAATGTCCGGCGTTCTCTTAAGGAGGTGAAAGAAACCCTTCTAATCTCCTTCCTGCTGGTGATCGCGGTGATCTTCCTCTTCTTCAGGAACTGGCTGATCGCCATCAGGCCATTGATCGACATCCCCATTTCACTTATCGCCACCTTCTTCGTGATGTACCTTGCGGGATTCTCGATCAACATCCTTACCCTGTTGGGCATTATCCTGGCTACCGGGCTTGTGGTGGACGACGGAATTGTTGTAACAGAAAATATTTTCAGGAAATTCGAAGGGGGAATGCCCATCCGAAGGGCCGCACTTGAAGGCAGTAAAGAGATTTTCTTTGCTGTTATCTCGACCTCTGTAACCCTTGCCATTGTGTTCCTGCCTGTACTCTTCCTCAAGGGATTTGTGGGAAGCCTTTTCAGGGAATTCGCGGTTGTAGTAGCCGTTGCAGTACTGATCTCAGCCTTCGTATCCCTTACCATTACCCCGGTGCTCAATGTATTCCTGAACAATCCCCGTGCCCATGAAAGAAAATTCTACAAAGCCACTGAGCCTTTCTTCAAAGGCATGGAATCGGGTTATAAATACAATTTAGATAAATTCCTTCAGAAACGATGGCTATCGTGGCTGATCATTATTGGCTGCCTGCTTATCATCTTCATTCTTGGGCGTAACCTGCAAAGCGAAATCGCCCCAATGGAAGACAAGGGGAGTATACGTTTCCAGGCATCAGGCCCCGAAGGCTCCAGCTATGAGTTTATGAGTCATGCAGGGGCAGAATTTGCCAATTATATGATTGATTCAGTACCCGAAGGGAAGTTTTTCTTTATGAGTCTCCCTGGTTTTGGCGGACAAGGAATGAACGGATTCTTTGGCCGCCTGGGACTTGTTCCTGCCAACGAAAGAGAACGCAGCCAAAGCGAAATTGCGCGTGACCTGAGCAAAAAAACTGCAAGGTTCAACAACCTGAGAGTCTTCCCGGTAGAAGAACAGACCATTGCTGTGGGTTTAGGTTCCAGGGGCTCCTTACCGGTTCAGTTTGTGATTCAGAACCTCGATTTCAACAAGCTGAAAGAGGTGATCCCAAAATTCCTCGATGCGGCCCGTAACGACAAGACCTTCCAGAATGTGGATGTGAACCTGAAATTCAATAAACCCGAGGTGGATATCCTGATCGACCGTATCAAAGCCAGGGAACTGGGACTTACCGTTTCCGACATTGCCTCTGTGGTGCAATCAGCTTTCAGCGGGCGCAGGCTGGCTTATTTCATCATGAATGGCCGGCAGTACCAGGTGATCAGCCAGGTGGGCCTCCCCGACCGGCAGGAACCTGCTGATATTTCCAAACTGTATGTCAGGAATAACCTGGGGAATAATATCGCCCTTTCGGAGGTTGTGGAACTAAGCACCAATGCCAATCCCCCTTCACTCTATCATTATAACCGGTATAAGTCGGCCACCATATCCGCTTCCCTCGCGGAAGGGAAAACTGTGGGCGACGGGGTTGAGGTAATGCAGGAACTGGCAAAAAAGATGCTTGATGATTCATTCCAGACCTCTCTGAGCGGGCCTTCGCGTGACTATGCCGAAAGTTCCTCCAACACCAGCTTTGCCTTTGCACTCGCCTTATTGCTGATTTTCCTTATCCTCGCAGCACAATTCGAAAGCTTCAGGGATCCGCTCATCATCATGATCACCGTTCCCCTGGCTATTGCAGGTGCAGTGCTTTCATTGAGCATCTTCGGGCAAACCCTTAACATCTTCTCACAGATCGGGATGATCACCCTGATCGGACTGGTTACTAAGAATGGTATCCTGATCGTGGAGTTTGCCAACCAGAAAAGAGCTAAAGGAATGTCGAAGTATGAAGCCGTTCTGGAAGCTGCTTCCCATCGACTTCGTCCTATATTGATGACCAGCCTTGCCACCTCCCTCGGAGCCCTTCCAATAGCTCTCAGCCTTGGTGGTGCTGCCACCAGCCGCATCCCCCTCGGGATTGTAATTGTGGGAGGTATTTTATTCTCATTGATCCTCACCCTGTTTGTGATCCCGGCCATGTATACCTACATCTCCGGAAGGCATAAAACACAGGAAGAGATTGACAACCAGTTTAATTAG
- a CDS encoding efflux RND transporter periplasmic adaptor subunit, with the protein MINRKVSWRWAEKTEKRLNGLLKVNGVNQAEYDAALNQLNVLEASVRITSAQLDKTIIKAPFSGKLGLRQVSAGAYVTPQTVLGTLSQSDKVKIDFSVPETRVSLVKPGTRVMIKPNGSNDTLVATVMALEPRINEESRNVNVRALLTSGSLYPGSFVKVYIGQSRSGINVPTNAIIPDALANQLVVVEGGKAVFKNVETGNRSSKKVEILSGINIGDSVVVSGMLFVRPGAIVKVRRTMNVIP; encoded by the coding sequence TTGATCAACAGAAAAGTCAGCTGGCGCTGGGCAGAGAAGACCGAAAAAAGGCTAAACGGCCTGCTGAAGGTAAATGGTGTGAACCAGGCAGAATATGATGCTGCCCTTAACCAGCTGAATGTGCTGGAGGCCAGTGTCAGGATTACCTCTGCCCAACTGGACAAAACCATTATCAAAGCTCCTTTCTCCGGCAAACTAGGCTTGCGGCAAGTGAGTGCAGGGGCTTATGTTACCCCTCAAACGGTATTGGGGACCCTGAGCCAGTCGGATAAGGTGAAAATTGATTTCTCTGTCCCGGAAACAAGAGTTTCGCTTGTAAAACCCGGCACCAGGGTGATGATCAAACCCAATGGCTCCAATGATACGCTCGTAGCAACGGTGATGGCCCTGGAGCCCAGGATCAACGAGGAAAGCCGGAATGTGAATGTACGGGCTTTGCTTACTTCAGGATCGCTTTACCCGGGTTCGTTTGTGAAAGTGTATATCGGCCAGTCCCGTTCGGGAATCAATGTCCCCACCAATGCCATTATTCCCGATGCCTTAGCGAACCAGCTGGTGGTTGTGGAAGGCGGGAAAGCAGTCTTTAAAAATGTAGAAACCGGCAACCGGAGCAGTAAAAAGGTTGAAATCCTCTCGGGAATCAATATTGGGGATAGCGTGGTGGTGAGCGGGATGCTGTTTGTAAGGCCGGGAGCCATTGTGAAAGTGAGGCGCACCATGAACGTCATCCCTTAA
- a CDS encoding biotin/lipoyl-binding protein: MNLKLSLFLLLTISLLVACKKTGKDQNKKDKPPPLVDVLIAGQQEIPIMIEVNGAVVAFDMIEIHPEASGRITWLSMPDGAFVQEGTMLARLNNEELQAQLDQQKSQLALGREDRKKAKRPAEGKWCEPGRI, translated from the coding sequence ATGAACCTGAAACTATCCTTATTCCTGCTGCTGACGATAAGTCTGCTGGTGGCCTGTAAAAAAACCGGCAAGGACCAGAATAAAAAAGACAAGCCACCCCCATTGGTGGATGTGCTGATTGCCGGGCAACAGGAGATCCCCATCATGATTGAGGTAAATGGCGCTGTGGTGGCTTTTGATATGATCGAAATCCATCCCGAAGCCAGTGGAAGGATCACCTGGCTGAGTATGCCTGATGGAGCTTTCGTTCAGGAAGGGACCATGCTGGCCAGGCTTAATAACGAGGAACTGCAGGCTCAGCTTGATCAACAGAAAAGTCAGCTGGCGCTGGGCAGAGAAGACCGAAAAAAGGCTAAACGGCCTGCTGAAGGTAAATGGTGTGAACCAGGCAGAATATGA
- a CDS encoding endonuclease domain-containing protein → MKWPEIKKIASRLRNNPTYSESRLWHEIRKNKLLGRKFLRQHPILYDANRMQNEYFFFIPDFYCASEKLVIELDGRIHDFQKDKDYRRDLILNHLDIKVLRFKNDELNDIEKVISTIMSSFGTVDDKKGYPKSEISTIKHILEQ, encoded by the coding sequence ATGAAATGGCCAGAAATTAAGAAAATTGCAAGTCGGCTTAGGAATAATCCTACCTATTCAGAATCCAGATTGTGGCATGAAATTAGAAAGAACAAACTCCTTGGAAGAAAATTCCTAAGACAACACCCAATACTTTATGATGCAAACAGAATGCAGAATGAATACTTCTTCTTCATTCCAGACTTCTACTGTGCTTCAGAAAAATTAGTAATTGAGCTTGATGGAAGAATTCATGACTTCCAAAAGGACAAAGACTACAGACGCGACTTAATCCTTAATCATTTAGATATCAAAGTACTGAGGTTTAAAAATGATGAACTTAATGATATCGAGAAAGTAATATCAACTATAATGAGTTCATTCGGAACTGTTGACGACAAAAAAGGATATCCAAAAAGTGAAATTTCTACTATTAAACACATTCTGGAACAATAA